The Lysobacter sp. HDW10 genome window below encodes:
- a CDS encoding pseudouridine synthase: protein MTSKRAPRFGLARVMSKRGLCSRTQAAALITEGRVLLDGRRIEDPEHPTDLENAKIRIEGQAETSAEKRYIALNKPRGLVTTTKDEQGRDTVYSCFEGADLPWLAPVGRLDKASEGLLLFSNDPTWAAKITAPDTGPSKTYHVQVDCIPDIDMIVKLMQGVELDGEFLSASSVIVLREGSKNAWLEIVLDEGRNRQIRRLLAAFDIAVLRLIRIAIGELSLGELAKGEWRALTPAEVKSLA from the coding sequence ATGACATCGAAACGTGCGCCCAGATTTGGTCTTGCGCGCGTCATGTCCAAGCGCGGGCTCTGTTCGCGCACTCAAGCCGCGGCACTCATCACAGAGGGCCGCGTTTTGCTTGATGGCAGGCGTATTGAAGACCCGGAACATCCCACCGATTTGGAAAATGCAAAGATCCGCATTGAAGGTCAAGCGGAGACCTCTGCTGAGAAGCGCTATATCGCACTCAATAAGCCGCGCGGCTTAGTCACAACCACGAAAGACGAGCAGGGCAGAGACACGGTTTACAGCTGTTTTGAAGGCGCCGATCTGCCTTGGCTTGCACCCGTCGGTCGCTTAGACAAAGCCAGCGAAGGTTTGCTGCTGTTTAGCAATGATCCGACGTGGGCTGCAAAAATCACCGCCCCCGATACAGGACCTTCGAAAACGTATCACGTGCAAGTCGATTGCATTCCCGACATCGACATGATCGTGAAGCTCATGCAAGGTGTCGAACTCGACGGTGAGTTTCTGTCTGCCAGCTCAGTGATTGTCTTGCGCGAAGGCAGCAAGAACGCATGGCTTGAGATCGTGCTTGATGAAGGTCGGAATCGACAGATTCGACGGTTGTTGGCGGCGTTTGATATCGCAGTGCTGAGGCTCATTCGCATTGCAATCGGCGAGCTCTCCTTGGGAGAACTCGCCAAGGGCGAATGGCGGGCGCTGACGCCCGCCGAGGTGAAGTCACTTGCCTAG
- a CDS encoding SPOR domain-containing protein yields MDRATTQRLWGAAVLIAIAVIFLPMLVTGPAPDSGVRDVPLDIPKASTQPQTNVQELPLGEPGTLPASGAVGFDEAEATEPQPQVEPAKVAAGDYAINFGNYSTAGDAQKVIAALAKANLNAYSDVVKAAGKTVYRVRIGPYATQAAAEAARIDAARVNAAVKTEVVALNAVSTSADAAKPTAASPTPTPSATAPVAAVPVEKPKPKPETVKPQPQPTATAAVDAPAAKPVEKPVEKPAAASTGFVVQLGAFSHPEEAQKLRDRARAAGFSATTETVKTDKGVLTRVKLGPATTRQSADALRASAQSKLGVAGVVRSQP; encoded by the coding sequence ATGGATCGAGCTACCACCCAGCGCCTTTGGGGCGCCGCAGTGCTGATTGCGATTGCCGTCATTTTCTTACCTATGCTGGTGACAGGCCCCGCACCCGACAGTGGCGTGCGCGACGTACCGCTCGATATCCCGAAAGCTTCGACACAACCGCAAACCAACGTGCAGGAATTGCCGCTGGGCGAACCGGGTACGTTGCCGGCAAGCGGTGCAGTGGGCTTTGATGAAGCGGAAGCGACCGAACCACAGCCGCAAGTTGAGCCTGCCAAGGTTGCAGCGGGTGACTATGCCATTAATTTCGGCAATTACTCGACCGCGGGTGACGCGCAAAAGGTCATCGCCGCTTTGGCAAAGGCGAATCTGAACGCCTACAGCGATGTCGTAAAGGCTGCGGGTAAAACCGTCTATCGCGTACGCATCGGCCCCTACGCGACGCAAGCAGCGGCTGAAGCCGCACGCATCGATGCCGCACGTGTAAACGCCGCCGTCAAAACGGAAGTCGTCGCTTTAAATGCGGTGAGTACTTCGGCAGATGCGGCGAAACCCACGGCTGCGTCACCAACACCGACGCCCTCTGCCACAGCACCCGTTGCGGCCGTGCCGGTGGAGAAGCCCAAGCCCAAGCCCGAAACGGTTAAGCCGCAACCGCAACCAACGGCAACTGCAGCGGTTGATGCGCCTGCAGCGAAGCCCGTCGAAAAGCCCGTAGAGAAGCCGGCTGCAGCAAGTACCGGATTCGTGGTTCAGCTCGGTGCGTTTTCACACCCGGAAGAAGCACAGAAACTTCGTGATCGCGCGCGAGCTGCAGGCTTTAGTGCGACCACAGAAACAGTCAAAACAGACAAAGGTGTCTTGACCCGCGTGAAGTTGGGTCCGGCCACCACGCGTCAATCTGCAGATGCCTTGCGCGCATCTGCACAATCCAAGCTCGGCGTCGCAGGCGTCGTGCGTTCGCAACCCTGA
- the kbl gene encoding glycine C-acetyltransferase, whose amino-acid sequence MSLTERYTHTLDEIRDAGLFKSERIIASPQSAEIELEDGRKVLNFCANNYLGLADHPDIIQVAKDALDSHGFGMASVRFICGTQDLHKALEAKIAEFFGTEDTILYAACFDANGGLFEPLLDENDAIISDALNHASIIDGVRLCKAKRYRYANCDMADLEAQLKQAKADGARTIMITTDGVFSMDGFIAPLDEITTLAQKYGALVHIDECHATGFLGATGRGAAEVKGVMDKIDIFTGTLGKAMGGALGGFTTAKREVIELLRQRSRPYLFSNSLPPHVVAAGIKAFDMLASAGVLREQLTENTKYFREQMTARGFEIRLGVHPISPVMLHDAPLAQKFAARLLEEGIYAIGFFFPVVPKGQARIRTQMSAAHTREHLDRAIDAFTRIGKELGVIQ is encoded by the coding sequence ATGTCATTGACCGAACGCTACACACATACGCTGGACGAAATTCGCGACGCGGGCTTATTCAAGTCGGAACGCATCATCGCCAGCCCGCAATCCGCCGAAATTGAACTGGAAGATGGTCGCAAGGTGCTGAACTTCTGCGCCAACAACTATCTTGGCTTGGCCGACCACCCCGACATCATCCAAGTGGCCAAAGACGCGTTGGACAGCCACGGCTTCGGGATGGCTTCTGTGCGGTTCATCTGTGGCACGCAAGACTTGCACAAAGCGCTGGAAGCCAAGATCGCGGAATTTTTTGGCACCGAGGATACGATTCTGTACGCGGCGTGCTTCGATGCAAATGGCGGTCTTTTTGAACCACTGCTGGACGAGAACGACGCCATCATTTCCGATGCGCTCAACCACGCCTCAATTATTGATGGCGTGCGTTTGTGCAAGGCAAAGCGCTACCGTTACGCAAACTGCGATATGGCGGATCTCGAAGCGCAGTTGAAGCAAGCCAAGGCCGATGGCGCGCGCACGATCATGATCACGACAGATGGCGTGTTCTCGATGGACGGCTTCATCGCGCCACTGGATGAAATCACCACACTCGCGCAAAAGTACGGCGCTTTGGTGCACATCGACGAATGCCATGCCACGGGCTTCTTGGGCGCCACCGGCCGCGGCGCTGCGGAAGTCAAAGGTGTGATGGACAAGATCGATATCTTCACGGGTACGTTGGGGAAAGCGATGGGCGGCGCGCTCGGCGGATTCACCACCGCGAAGCGTGAAGTCATCGAGCTGCTGCGTCAGCGTTCACGTCCCTACTTGTTTTCGAACTCCTTGCCGCCGCACGTCGTTGCCGCAGGCATCAAAGCGTTCGACATGCTCGCCTCTGCGGGTGTGCTGCGCGAACAATTGACTGAAAACACGAAGTACTTTCGTGAGCAAATGACCGCGCGTGGTTTTGAGATTCGCCTAGGCGTGCATCCGATCAGCCCTGTGATGCTGCACGATGCGCCCTTGGCGCAAAAGTTTGCCGCGCGACTGCTTGAAGAAGGCATCTATGCGATTGGTTTCTTCTTTCCTGTTGTGCCCAAGGGTCAAGCGCGTATTCGCACGCAAATGAGTGCCGCTCACACCCGCGAACATTTGGATCGCGCGATCGATGCGTTCACGCGTATCGGCAAAGAACTCGGCGTAATCCAGTAA
- the tdh gene encoding L-threonine 3-dehydrogenase, with translation MSQMMKALVKKEAGKGIWMAEVAVPTPGPNEVLIKLEKTAICGTDLHIYLWDEWSQRTIKPGLVIGHEFVGRIVELGAGVTGYEIGQRVSAEGHIVCGHCRNCRAGRQHLCPNTVGIGVNRNGAFAEYIVMPATNLWPIPDQIPSELAAFFDPYGNAAHCALEFDVVGEDVLITGAGPIGIIAAGICKHIGARNVVVTDVNDYRLKLAADMGATRVVNVANSSLKDVMADLHMEGFDVGLEMSGNPRAFGDMLDCMYHGGKIAMLGIMPNGAGIEWDKVIFKGLTLHGIYGRKMYETWYKMTQLVLSGFPLSKVLTHQLPIDEFQKGFDLMESGKSGKVVLSWN, from the coding sequence ATGTCGCAAATGATGAAAGCATTGGTCAAGAAAGAAGCCGGAAAAGGGATTTGGATGGCGGAAGTGGCCGTGCCTACGCCCGGCCCGAATGAAGTATTGATCAAACTCGAAAAGACCGCGATTTGCGGAACCGACCTGCATATCTACCTGTGGGATGAATGGAGTCAGCGCACGATCAAGCCGGGGCTTGTGATCGGTCATGAATTCGTGGGTCGAATTGTCGAGCTCGGCGCAGGTGTCACCGGCTATGAGATCGGACAACGCGTCAGCGCCGAAGGTCATATCGTGTGTGGCCATTGCCGCAACTGTCGCGCCGGCCGCCAACACTTGTGTCCCAATACCGTGGGTATTGGCGTGAATCGCAATGGCGCATTCGCCGAATACATCGTGATGCCCGCCACCAACCTCTGGCCGATTCCGGATCAAATTCCCAGCGAACTCGCTGCGTTCTTCGATCCATACGGAAACGCCGCACATTGCGCACTTGAATTCGACGTTGTTGGCGAAGACGTGTTGATCACCGGTGCAGGCCCGATTGGCATTATTGCCGCGGGTATTTGCAAACACATCGGTGCGCGCAATGTGGTTGTGACCGACGTGAATGACTATCGATTGAAGCTTGCCGCAGACATGGGCGCGACGCGCGTTGTCAACGTGGCCAACTCATCGTTGAAAGACGTCATGGCGGATCTGCACATGGAGGGCTTCGACGTCGGCCTTGAAATGAGCGGCAATCCGCGCGCCTTCGGTGACATGCTCGATTGCATGTATCACGGTGGCAAGATCGCCATGCTCGGCATCATGCCAAATGGTGCGGGCATTGAGTGGGACAAGGTGATTTTCAAAGGCCTGACCTTGCATGGCATCTACGGCCGAAAGATGTATGAAACCTGGTACAAGATGACCCAATTGGTTTTGTCGGGTTTCCCACTCAGCAAAGTGTTGACACACCAGTTGCCGATCGACGAATTCCAAAAAGGTTTTGACCTCATGGAAAGCGGTAAGTCGGGCAAAGTTGTACTGAGCTGGAATTAA
- the folC gene encoding bifunctional tetrahydrofolate synthase/dihydrofolate synthase: MNESVLAAWLRKIEAMHPATIELGLARVNEVAGRLGIGPPASCVFTVAGTNGKGSTVAFIESIARAEGLSVGAYTSPHIQTFNERICINGQVVDDSTLVAAFERIDAAREGTLLTYFEFTTLAALLIFEQSALDVAVLEVGLGGRLDAVNIVDADVAIVTTVDIDHTDWLGNDREAIGAEKIEIARAGKPVVIGDDDPPSSVLRRAYALGASAIRINCDFFFGRHAENAWHWRSLGDALELPLPGMIAPVQLRNAAMAIAALKASSLDISNTAFAEGVRDAHVAGRLQHRRVADIGVYLDVAHNAQAAKALSHWLSSSKTAHETRAVLAMLADKDAASVFDALNADITHWYLAGLTGARGQTGATLASLMPARMAARDVFDSVAHAMEAAIAASSPGDRVVVLGSFHTVAEAFTHLGAIEGERGTAGV, from the coding sequence TTGAACGAATCTGTACTCGCCGCATGGCTTCGAAAAATCGAAGCCATGCATCCCGCGACCATCGAGCTCGGGCTTGCGCGGGTCAATGAAGTGGCAGGGCGGCTCGGAATCGGGCCGCCTGCGTCGTGTGTATTCACGGTTGCGGGCACGAACGGAAAAGGCTCGACGGTTGCGTTTATCGAGTCCATTGCGCGCGCAGAAGGTTTGAGTGTTGGCGCCTACACATCGCCACACATTCAAACGTTCAACGAACGCATCTGCATCAATGGCCAAGTGGTGGATGATTCGACCTTGGTCGCCGCTTTTGAGCGCATTGACGCTGCTCGCGAAGGCACGTTGCTCACGTACTTCGAGTTCACCACCTTGGCTGCCTTGCTCATTTTCGAACAGTCGGCATTGGATGTTGCCGTACTCGAAGTGGGCTTGGGTGGACGCTTGGACGCGGTGAATATCGTCGACGCAGACGTTGCGATCGTGACGACCGTCGACATTGATCACACCGATTGGTTGGGAAATGATCGTGAGGCGATCGGCGCAGAAAAAATCGAGATCGCACGCGCGGGTAAACCCGTCGTCATCGGTGATGATGATCCGCCGAGCAGTGTGTTGCGTCGCGCCTATGCGCTGGGCGCTTCCGCCATTCGCATCAACTGTGATTTCTTCTTTGGTAGACACGCTGAGAACGCGTGGCATTGGCGAAGCCTAGGTGACGCGCTCGAGTTGCCTTTGCCGGGCATGATTGCGCCTGTGCAGTTGCGAAATGCGGCGATGGCGATTGCAGCCTTGAAAGCCTCCTCACTGGACATCTCTAATACGGCCTTTGCAGAAGGTGTGCGCGACGCACATGTTGCCGGCCGACTGCAACATCGTCGCGTCGCTGACATCGGCGTCTATCTGGATGTTGCGCACAATGCGCAGGCGGCAAAAGCCTTGTCGCACTGGTTGTCATCCAGCAAGACGGCGCATGAAACGCGTGCGGTCTTAGCGATGTTGGCAGACAAAGATGCGGCCTCAGTGTTTGACGCACTCAACGCCGACATCACGCATTGGTATCTCGCGGGGCTCACCGGTGCGCGGGGTCAAACGGGCGCGACACTTGCGTCCCTCATGCCCGCGCGCATGGCGGCGCGCGATGTCTTCGATTCGGTCGCGCATGCAATGGAAGCGGCCATCGCCGCATCGTCGCCTGGGGATCGGGTGGTCGTGCTTGGGTCGTTCCACACCGTTGCAGAAGCGTTCACGCATCTGGGTGCTATTGAGGGCGAGAGAGGCACCGCAGGCGTATAA
- a CDS encoding S46 family peptidase, with the protein MKISLKWTVMAMALTATSGAIAGEGMWVPQQLPEISAQLKKAGLKLDPKQLANLTGDPLGAIVSLGGCTASFVSPDGLVATNHHCAYGAIQLNSTAENNLIAKGFNAANMGDELSAGPGSRIFVLEQIDDVTAKFKAAIDSASAPADRTRAVEKFEKELISKCEAPGGYRCSVSSFFGGNTYRLFRAIEIKDVRLVYAPPGSIGNYGGEIDNWMWPRHTGDFSFIRAYVGRDGKPAAYSKDNVPYKPKHWLKFADKPLEAGDFVMVAGYPGSTNRYALVDEFQSTQDWVYPSVVQNYKDLTRLVLSAGKKNPDVQVKYANTVRGWENTMKNFEGQIAGFKRTNALATKQAEEAAVLAWLKKNGKSGQAALAAHEHVVALNAEGRKTRERDLVMNNLGGALGGVAMQLYRASIEREKPNSERDKGYQDRDYPNIEAGLKQMDRRYEASMDSAIQSYWLNKYVALDASQRIATVDAWVGGNTAKDVDAAVKGMHKSELSKESARLKWLKADRKAFESSKDPAIRYAVAMMPTVLQVEDERKVRAGEMMVSRPLYLKAVADYKRSKKQGVYPDANSTLRLTFGKVRGYTKLDGKVQTPFTRLEEVAAKATKEEPFNAPPELLSAISAKKYGGMEDKKLGTVPVNFLSDLDITGGNSGSPVLDANGKLVGLAFDGNWESVASNWVFDPVMTRMISVDQRYMRWIMQEVYPAPRLLKEMGVAKP; encoded by the coding sequence ATGAAAATCAGTTTGAAATGGACCGTGATGGCCATGGCTTTGACGGCAACTTCTGGGGCCATTGCAGGCGAAGGCATGTGGGTGCCGCAACAACTGCCCGAAATTTCGGCGCAGTTGAAGAAGGCCGGTCTTAAATTGGATCCGAAACAATTGGCCAATCTGACCGGTGATCCCTTGGGCGCCATTGTGTCGCTCGGCGGTTGTACGGCCAGCTTTGTCTCTCCGGACGGCTTGGTTGCAACCAATCACCACTGCGCGTACGGCGCGATTCAGTTGAACTCGACGGCAGAGAATAATCTGATTGCCAAAGGCTTCAACGCAGCAAACATGGGCGATGAATTGTCGGCCGGTCCCGGCAGTCGCATCTTCGTTCTTGAGCAAATCGATGACGTCACCGCCAAGTTCAAAGCGGCGATCGACTCAGCAAGTGCACCCGCAGACCGCACACGTGCCGTTGAGAAGTTCGAGAAAGAACTCATTTCCAAGTGCGAAGCACCCGGTGGTTATCGCTGCAGCGTATCTAGCTTCTTTGGCGGCAATACCTACCGCTTGTTCCGTGCCATCGAAATCAAAGACGTGCGCCTCGTGTACGCACCTCCGGGTTCGATCGGCAATTACGGTGGCGAAATTGACAACTGGATGTGGCCGCGTCATACCGGTGACTTCTCGTTCATTCGCGCCTATGTGGGCCGTGACGGTAAGCCTGCTGCATACAGCAAAGACAACGTCCCCTACAAACCGAAGCACTGGTTGAAGTTTGCAGACAAGCCACTGGAAGCAGGCGATTTCGTCATGGTGGCGGGTTACCCCGGTTCAACCAACCGCTATGCCTTGGTTGACGAGTTCCAAAGCACACAGGATTGGGTCTACCCGAGCGTTGTGCAGAACTACAAAGATCTGACCCGTCTCGTGCTGTCTGCCGGCAAGAAGAATCCAGACGTTCAAGTGAAGTACGCCAACACCGTTCGGGGTTGGGAAAACACGATGAAGAACTTCGAAGGTCAGATCGCGGGCTTCAAACGCACCAATGCATTGGCCACTAAGCAAGCCGAAGAAGCCGCTGTTTTGGCGTGGTTGAAGAAGAACGGCAAGTCGGGTCAAGCAGCACTGGCTGCGCATGAGCACGTCGTTGCACTCAACGCGGAAGGCCGCAAAACGCGTGAACGCGATTTGGTCATGAACAACCTGGGCGGTGCCTTGGGTGGCGTCGCGATGCAGTTGTACCGTGCCTCGATCGAGCGCGAGAAGCCGAATTCGGAACGGGATAAGGGCTATCAAGACCGCGACTATCCAAATATTGAAGCAGGTCTAAAGCAAATGGACCGTCGATACGAAGCCAGCATGGACAGCGCCATTCAAAGCTATTGGTTGAACAAGTACGTCGCGCTCGATGCATCGCAACGGATTGCAACGGTTGATGCATGGGTGGGTGGCAATACGGCCAAAGACGTCGACGCAGCGGTCAAGGGCATGCACAAGAGCGAGCTGTCGAAAGAATCTGCGCGCTTGAAGTGGCTGAAGGCTGACCGCAAGGCGTTTGAATCGAGCAAAGATCCGGCGATTCGCTATGCCGTTGCCATGATGCCGACGGTGCTTCAAGTGGAAGACGAACGCAAAGTACGCGCCGGTGAAATGATGGTGAGCCGTCCGTTGTATTTGAAAGCGGTGGCCGACTACAAGCGTTCGAAGAAGCAAGGTGTTTACCCGGATGCGAACTCGACCTTGCGTCTGACCTTCGGCAAGGTGCGCGGTTACACCAAGCTGGATGGCAAGGTGCAAACACCGTTCACGCGTTTGGAAGAAGTCGCAGCCAAGGCGACCAAGGAAGAACCCTTCAATGCGCCACCTGAGTTGTTGTCCGCCATTTCCGCCAAGAAGTACGGTGGTATGGAAGACAAGAAGCTCGGCACCGTGCCGGTCAATTTCTTGTCGGATCTCGACATCACGGGCGGTAACTCGGGTTCGCCAGTTTTAGATGCGAACGGAAAGTTGGTGGGCCTTGCATTCGATGGCAATTGGGAATCGGTCGCTTCGAACTGGGTCTTTGATCCGGTAATGACGCGCATGATCTCGGTCGACCAACGCTATATGCGTTGGATCATGCAAGAGGTCTATCCGGCGCCGCGTTTGTTGAAGGAAATGGGCGTCGCTAAACCTTGA
- a CDS encoding S46 family peptidase, translated as MRKKILAGVIAGMVVAPAAWSDEGMWLPSQLPTIKAQIKAAGYKGDVNALADVTKAPLSAVAKVGGATGAFVSKDGLVLTNHHVAFGVIQYNSSNERNLIKNGFVAANRAAELPANPDYRVLVTTGFDRITDRILKSTTGKTGRAYYDAINLASKAEVKACEQDAGYRCSVVNMHYGSDFYLIKQLELKDIRLVYAPPESIGNYGDEVDNFMWPRHSGDFTVLRAYVGKDGKPAAYSKDNVPYSPPAFLQISTTPIKDGDYAMLAGYPGTTYRNRTAGEFADQMRWQLPTRVDLYGSILKDIAAAAPIGSDAAVKYAAQTQSAKNTLKRAQGELEGMTRSKADVVRKEDEQAMLAWLKKQPGSQDTLRDISAVEKLLADGRATRDADQLFMMMRSQTQLLRAAIQLQRYAIEKQKPDAERESGYQVRDEALIEGTLKQVQRRYDVAVEKAIMTDLLKRYYALPAGQRIAEIDAVYGANSEAASRALNAMYGSSHLDQEAERLRLMKAPSAEVSGSNDALLVAARTLMPAILKNEQAAKERDGELLRLRPAYMRTLAEFRKSQGRAMYPDANSTLRVSYGKVSGMHVRDGMEYTPVTTVQGIKEKHTGVAPFDAPEALRKAISKGDFGSTRDPSLNSQSVNFMTNLDTTGGNSGSPVMDADGKLIGLNFDSNWEAVSASWMYDPRYKRAIHVDLRYMRWLMAKVYPAPWLLKELNVPAE; from the coding sequence ATGCGCAAGAAAATCTTGGCGGGCGTCATCGCCGGCATGGTCGTCGCTCCGGCGGCTTGGTCTGATGAAGGCATGTGGTTGCCATCTCAATTGCCGACTATCAAGGCGCAAATCAAGGCTGCGGGCTACAAAGGTGATGTCAATGCGCTGGCGGATGTCACCAAGGCACCCTTGTCTGCGGTTGCCAAGGTGGGCGGCGCCACGGGCGCATTTGTGTCCAAAGACGGTTTGGTGCTGACCAATCACCACGTGGCATTCGGGGTCATCCAATACAACAGCTCGAATGAGCGCAATTTGATCAAGAACGGTTTTGTGGCGGCGAATCGCGCGGCAGAGCTGCCGGCCAATCCGGACTACCGCGTGTTGGTGACAACAGGGTTTGATCGCATTACAGATCGTATTTTGAAGTCGACCACAGGTAAGACAGGTCGCGCGTATTACGACGCAATCAACTTGGCCAGCAAAGCAGAAGTCAAAGCGTGTGAGCAAGACGCGGGCTATCGTTGCAGTGTTGTGAATATGCACTACGGCAGTGACTTCTATCTGATCAAGCAATTGGAACTGAAAGACATTCGCTTGGTGTACGCGCCCCCCGAATCGATCGGTAACTATGGCGACGAAGTCGATAACTTCATGTGGCCGCGCCACAGCGGTGACTTCACTGTATTGCGTGCCTATGTGGGCAAGGACGGTAAACCCGCGGCGTACAGCAAAGACAACGTGCCCTATAGCCCGCCGGCATTCCTGCAAATCAGCACGACACCGATCAAAGACGGCGACTACGCCATGTTGGCCGGCTACCCGGGGACGACTTATCGCAATCGCACGGCCGGTGAGTTTGCCGACCAAATGCGTTGGCAGTTGCCGACGCGCGTCGATCTCTATGGCAGCATCTTGAAAGACATCGCAGCGGCTGCACCTATTGGTTCGGACGCAGCCGTGAAGTACGCGGCACAAACGCAGAGCGCGAAGAACACGCTGAAGCGTGCGCAAGGCGAGTTGGAAGGGATGACGCGCAGCAAGGCGGACGTCGTTCGCAAGGAAGACGAACAGGCCATGCTCGCTTGGCTGAAAAAACAGCCGGGTTCTCAAGACACCCTGCGTGATATTTCGGCTGTCGAAAAGCTGTTGGCCGATGGTCGTGCAACGCGCGACGCCGATCAACTGTTCATGATGATGCGTTCGCAAACGCAACTTCTGCGTGCGGCGATCCAGTTGCAGCGCTATGCGATCGAAAAGCAAAAGCCCGATGCAGAACGTGAAAGTGGCTATCAAGTCCGCGACGAAGCACTGATCGAGGGCACGCTTAAGCAGGTGCAACGTCGCTACGACGTGGCTGTCGAGAAAGCGATCATGACTGACTTGCTGAAACGCTATTACGCGTTGCCGGCCGGACAGCGAATTGCAGAGATTGACGCGGTGTACGGCGCGAATAGCGAAGCGGCTTCCCGCGCTTTGAACGCGATGTACGGAAGCTCGCATTTGGATCAAGAAGCCGAACGTCTTCGTTTGATGAAAGCGCCGTCAGCAGAAGTGTCCGGTTCCAACGACGCTTTGCTCGTTGCTGCACGTACCTTGATGCCAGCCATTCTGAAGAATGAGCAAGCGGCCAAAGAACGTGATGGCGAGCTTTTGCGTTTGCGTCCTGCCTACATGCGCACATTGGCAGAATTTAGAAAGAGCCAAGGACGCGCCATGTATCCGGATGCCAACAGCACTTTGCGTGTGAGTTACGGAAAGGTTTCCGGTATGCATGTGCGTGATGGCATGGAATATACGCCGGTCACCACCGTGCAAGGCATTAAGGAAAAGCACACGGGCGTTGCACCCTTTGATGCACCTGAAGCACTGCGTAAGGCCATTAGCAAGGGTGATTTCGGCAGCACGCGCGATCCGAGCTTGAACTCGCAAAGTGTGAACTTCATGACCAACCTCGATACCACGGGTGGCAACTCGGGTTCGCCGGTAATGGACGCAGACGGAAAATTGATCGGGTTGAACTTCGACAGCAACTGGGAAGCGGTCAGTGCAAGTTGGATGTACGATCCGCGCTACAAGCGCGCGATCCACGTTGATTTGCGTTACATGCGTTGGTTGATGGCCAAGGTCTATCCAGCGCCCTGGCTCTTGAAAGAATTGAACGTACCTGCGGAATAA